A genomic region of Pseudomonadota bacterium contains the following coding sequences:
- the ftsE gene encoding cell division ATP-binding protein FtsE yields MIRVSHLSKSYSRPDLILKDISFEVKEGEFVYLSGPSGAGKTTLFRLLFADLEPDSGQIVVDGVNLARARPSRIARLRRRMGIVFQDYKLIPYRTVFDNVALALEVAGTPRRLIQKKVWQVLKIVGIERQIERLPLQLSGGEQQRVAIARALVNDPRLILADEPTGNLDFEISNEIMHIFNYINSRGATIVMVTHNRSILPRFKRKVFYLDRGSLQAYVWPG; encoded by the coding sequence ATGATACGTGTATCGCATCTCAGTAAAAGTTATAGCCGTCCGGATCTGATTCTTAAGGATATTTCTTTTGAGGTCAAGGAGGGGGAATTCGTTTATCTTTCCGGACCCAGCGGCGCCGGGAAAACCACTCTTTTTCGCCTGCTTTTTGCTGATCTCGAACCCGATTCAGGGCAGATCGTGGTGGATGGTGTAAATCTGGCGCGGGCCCGGCCGTCTCGAATTGCCCGGTTGCGGCGCCGGATGGGGATTGTCTTTCAGGATTATAAATTGATTCCTTATCGGACGGTGTTTGATAATGTGGCTTTGGCCCTGGAGGTGGCCGGAACGCCTCGGCGCCTGATTCAAAAGAAGGTCTGGCAGGTACTTAAAATAGTGGGTATTGAACGACAGATTGAGCGGCTGCCGCTGCAGTTGTCGGGGGGAGAACAGCAGCGGGTGGCCATCGCCCGGGCGTTAGTCAATGATCCCCGACTGATTCTGGCGGATGAGCCTACCGGCAACCTTGATTTTGAAATCAGCAATGAAATTATGCATATTTTCAATTACATCAACTCCCGGGGGGCTACCATTGTTATGGTTACCCATAATCGGAGTATTCTGCCACGTTTTAAACGCAAGGTCTTCTATCTTGATCGGGGTTCTCTGCAGGCATATGTGTGGCCCGGATGA